In Quercus lobata isolate SW786 chromosome 12, ValleyOak3.0 Primary Assembly, whole genome shotgun sequence, a genomic segment contains:
- the LOC115970212 gene encoding uncharacterized protein LOC115970212 yields the protein MAHHSSGDPAWAHARAGTSSASVASAPASSDDPAWAHARVVPNAKNNTISLHCNKLIKGGGITRLKYHLVGIRGQVEPCKKVSSDIRFQMKQMIEDLKKSKQTKKRIQLEIGNPYDVEEEEDEVRVVEKSPHQTLAHCIDLMLENIANPRWFPLVDEAIKKAKKITNFIYNHGVVLDLMRQDFTNGRELCRLAITRFATNFLSLQSMLRFKKELRQMFTCDKWLSCSHAKTAVGKQISKIVLEDYAFWSQCKHIVKVSEPLVRVLHLVDGDEKLAMGYLYEAMDKAKEEIKRRLKNKVSLYGHYVRVIDTRWDKQLHSPLHAADCFLNLAIYFRPSFKRQNEVQRGLLSTLMRFVPDPDIQDKISSQLDEYKKSIGDFSTSLAIRQQERLNLVSWWEQFGLGAPDLQSFAIRVLSQCCSATGCERNWSTFVYVHSKKRNRLEHKRVNDLVFVHYNLRLRERNIQRNKYAMDRIGLDNIDLMGDWVAEEPALLNPDDINWDCLNEPATLVNVEEDAELETIDVDDDDDDDNNNDHVLTNLPMGANLSVKTK from the exons ATGGCTCATCATAGTTCAGGGGATCCCGCATGGGCTCATGCCCGTGCAGGTACTTCCTCTGCTTCTGTGGCCTCTGCTCCTGCAAGTTCAGATGATCCCGCATGGGCTCATGCTCGTGTAGTGCCTAATGCAAAAAATAACACTATATCTTTGCATTGTAATAAGTTGATTAAAGGGGGTGGTATTACTAGACTTAAGTATCATCTTGTTGGGATTAGGGGTCAAGTTGAACCATGTAAAAAGGTTTCATCTGATATTAGGTTTCAAATGAAACAAATGATTGAAGACTtgaaaaaatctaaacaaactAAAAAGAGGATTCAATTAGAAATTGGGAACCCATATGATgttgaggaggaggaggatgaggTTAGGGTTGTTGAAAAGAGTCCCCATCAAACATTAG CTCATTGCATAGACTTGATGTTGGAGAATATTGCTAATCCTAGGTGGTTCCCTCTTGTTGATGAAGCAATTAAGAAGgcaaaaaagataacaaatttcatttacAACCATGGAGTTGTTTTAGACTTGATGAGGCAAGATTTTACAAATGGAAGAGAGTTATGTCGTCTTGCAATTACAAGGTTTGCCACTAACTTCTTAAGTCTACAGAGCATGCTAAGGTTCAAAAAAGAGCTTAGACAAATGTTCACTTGTGATAAATGGCTTTCATGCTCCCATGCTAAGACTGCCGTTGGGAAGCAGataagtaaaattgttttggaaGATTATGCGTTTTGGTCTCAATGCAAGCACATAGTGAAAGTTAGTGAGCCTTTAGTTAGAGTACTTCATCTTGTTGATGGGGATGAGAAACTTGCTATGGGGTACTTGTATGAAGCAATGGACAAAGCAAAAgaggaaataaaaagaaggttGAAGAACAAAGTTTCTTTGTATGGACATTATGTTAGAGTTATTGATACTAGATGGGACAAACAACTTCATAGTCCTCTGCATGCAGCAGATTGCTTTCTTAACCTTGCAATATACTTTAGGCCTTCATTTAAAAGGCAAAATGAAGTTCAAAGAGGGTTGCTAAGCACTCTAATGAGGTTTGTTCCCGATCCTGACATTCAAGACAAAATAAGTTCACAGCTTGATGAgtacaaaaaatcaattggtgacTTTAGCACATCACTAGCAATCCGCCAACAAGAGAGACTAAATCTAG TTTCATGGTGGGAACAATTTGGACTTGGAGCTCCAGACTTACAATCATTTGCCATTCGTGTGCTAAGTCAATGTTGTAGTGCAACTGGTTGTGAGAGAAATTGGAGCACATTTGTATATGTTCActcaaagaagagaaatagaTTGGAACATAAACGAGTAAATGATTTGGTCTTTGTCCATTATAATTTGAGGCTTCGAGAAAG GAACATTCAAAGGAATAAGTATGCAATGGATCGTATAGGCTTGGATAACATTGACTTGATGGGAGATTGGGTGGCTGAAGAACCTGCACTTCTTAATCCAGATGACATAAATTGGGATTGTCTTAATGAACCAGCAACCCTAGTGAATGTGGAAGAGGATGCTGAACTTGAAACTATTGATgttgatgacgatgatgatgatgacaacaACAATGACCATGTCTTGACAAATCTTCCAATGGGTGCTA ACTTAAGTGTTAAGACTAAAtga